Below is a genomic region from Pseudopipra pipra isolate bDixPip1 chromosome 6, bDixPip1.hap1, whole genome shotgun sequence.
GCAACATCACTTTTTCACTAGTTTTCTACTAACATTTAGAGATACataaaaaaatgttcttgtttAAATGTTAATCAACTGTAACCACTCCCGCCCTCTATGTAACTCTGCAACAGTGCATATGAAATTCAAAGCACTGAGTCTTTTCAAACAGAGTGGCAATAAAGACATCACTAGCAATCATTACATTGTATTCTGAAGCTACATGAATATTACAAAACcctgctttttaaacaaaacaaataagagCATTTTGGGTTTCTTATCAGGTAATTCATTCCAgaccaagaaaaacaaaaatgaaatagcAATTCAAAAGTCATAATGATTTTGTAAGTTAAATCTTATTCTACAGCATTAGTACCTGATGATTAGTCCTTAGGTTATCTATTTGTTTTTTGAATACAGTTGTCCAAAAATCTTTGCAAATGAACTTCATAATATCTAATTCATCCTTGAACCTGGCAGTATCTTTTGTAAACCTAAGAAATAAGTGAGACATGTATCAATAATGATGGTACACACATCactaattaaacagaaaaataattttttaaaaatggtacTATGCAACATTATTTTTGAGGCTGTTACAGAAATTAGTTTTCCAACCATTGTACAGCATCATTCTAGCATCACTCTGCATTCATCAAGTATTTTAACTTAAGAGCAACAGTGTTACCTTAATATCTGCAACATGATAGCAgaataaattgttttaattcCATGATTACTAAAGATGATTGACATACACAAAGATGCAAAGCACTCCATCAGTTTTATCTTCAATTAAATGTGTACATAGAAGATAAAACACTCATACCTATACTACTGCTTAGAAGGAATCCTCAAATATGCAAAAGAGGTCTAACACATAGGAACAAACATGTAAAACTTGTTCCTGTTTTTCAAAAAGGGAGATAGATCTCTCTCTtgcttatttcagttttctctccCTTTATCCTCCTTGAGGGTCTTTATCTGGCACAACAGCATCACTTTGTTGAATGAAAGCATCACTTCACAAGACCAAGAGTCTTCACACGACCCTGGAACGAGGGCGCTGAAGTTGTACCTCGGGTCCCCAAAGGGCCCGAGCAAACAAGGCAGAAACGAGCTCGGTAGCCAAGTTACGAGGACTGGGAGCGCTTTGCAGAAACGAAACAGAGTAGTAGCCAAACATAAAATTACGTTTAAGAATTAAATCAGAAAGAGAATAAGATCATGAAACGTACCAGAACTAGGAAGCATGCAAAAGTCTACACAAACTGAAACTAAAGATGATTATAAGTATTAAAAGTAACCGTATACCCTGACTCAGTTTTCATGATGGGAAGCACCAGTCAAATGCATACCCCAAAACTGTCCTGTGACACTCAAACACAGGTGCCCATCAGAATGGGATTCCAAAATAGAAGATGCCGGGGTCCGGAGGGACTCACCTCTCGATGAGCCCCTGTCCGACGCGGAAGCCCATGCTCTCCAGCTTGGTGGTGCAGCGCCCATTCTCCTGCAAGACACAACGCGCCGCCACCGCGTCAGCCCCGGCGGCTGCCGGGCGGCCCTGGCACGGCCCCAGCCCCACTCACCCCTTCGCCCTGCTCGGCGGCGCGGTACAGCCCCGCCACCATCTcgctgtgcagcagcaggaacagcgcCTCGTCCGCCATCGCCGGTGCGGGACCTCCGCCCCTTTCGGGCGGGCCCGGACACCGCAGGAACTCCCGGCCGAGGCGGGGCGGCCAAGCAGCGCGGCCGAGCCGGTTCTCCCCGCCGGGGAAGCGGTGCGAAAGGGGCTCTCGCGTTATGTGTCTGCAGAGCCCGCGGGCTCGGGCAGCGCTAGGCCCAGGACCGGAGGTAAACGCGCCTCCTCCTGCGGAGCTTTTCCCGCCCGCCCCACTGCTGACAGCGGGCGGGGCGGGTGTGTATCACTGCCCCCGGGACAGCGCCCGTGCCTTCGTCTGCCCGCCGCGGAGAACCGGCAGCGGCGCCGGCTGCTCCCGGGGAACAGCGCGGTTTACAGCCTGGCCGCCGCCCCGGGCGCCAGGAATAACGCCCAGTTCGGAGTTTCCCCACCGCAggccgagccgggccgggcctcTCCCGCGGGCGGGAGTTGAGGGCAGGCGCAACCTCAGCCTCAGCCAGGCCTCAGAAACGGCCCCGCCTATTGGCTCGCCGCGCACGGCTGCCTTTGATAGGGCAGCGGTGATTGGCCCCCGCCCGAGCCGCGCGCGTGCCGGCTGGTCAGCCCCATTGAGAGAGGGAAGGCAGGACGCGTCCCGGTGGGCGGGAACGAGCGTCCGCGAAGTGGTTTTCTGACCGGGCTACAGGAAAACGACGCCCTGAGTTCTCATTGGCGCTGTGTGTGTCAGTCCGACGACCCATTTCACTGATTCGCGGAGCTGGCACGCAGAGCCTTCCTCTAGTTGGGCGGCTGGGGTGCCAGTCAGCCTCTGAGTCCTGTGATTGGTGAGCGCCTATGGAGATCCTTTACCGCGGGGCGTGTCCTTTCCGCTCGTGCCCGATGATTGGTGCTCAGAGGGCGCCGCCGAGTCGCGATTGGCTGTGCCGGCCTGGCCCGCGGCCGCGGAGTGGGCGGGGCCCGttcccctcccttcctttcccagcGGTGCCTCGCGCGGGGCCCGGCCAGGCCGCGCGGCGGGCGGGATGGCGGTGGCGGTGCGCgcgctgcaggagcagctggagaaagcCAAAGAGAGCCTCAAGCACGTGGACGAGAATATTCGCAAGCTCACGGGCCGGGACCCCAATGATGTGAGGTGAGGCGAGAAGCGCCGGGCGCGCCGGTGGCCCGCGGAGGGAAGAAGGGCCGGGCGGGGGGTGCGCGGCGGGCCCGAGGCGCGGGCGGCGCGGAGCTGCCCGCGGGCCCCGCGCCCTCTGTGGACTGGGCGTGGCGGCAGCTCTGCCCGCGGCGAGAGGGCACGGCCGCGGACACGTCGGGCCGGGCGGGCATCACTAACAGCGGCCGCCGTCTCTTGCAGGCCCCCCCAGAACAGGTTGTTAGCCCTCACAGGCCCCGGTGGAGGTAGAGGACGCGGGAGCTTATTGCTAAGGTAAGGAGGCGCAGAACGGGGGTCGGGTTCCCTCCACCCGTTCCCTGGCGGTGCTGCCCTTTCGCTTTGATGTTGCGTGTTTCTCGTTTGCCCCCGCTCCTCTCTGTACTGCTGTTTCAGTGAGCACCAGAGCTGCCCGACAGGACTTCGGTGTTTAAATTTAAAGTGCCTTTTCGTTTTGAGTTACAACAAGTTTAAACTGTGGCCTTCCCCAACCCTTTCAGCTGTTAAATGTAAGGGGGGGGTAACATCACATTTCAAGGGAGGAATTGTGTTGTGTCTGGGACGTTGTCTCTTTGAAATCTGTCAGGATCAATCTCTTGGTAATTAAGAAACTGGTAGGTGCTCCAGGAGGAATGGGAAGAGTTGAAGTGGGcaggaattttaaaatacatttagatAAAATCACTAGTCTGTCATTGTGGcttcttctttcttatttctccttttctctccccactccACCAAGTAGAatgaaaagaacaatttttgTTCAGCAATTCTTAATGGAGCATGTATTGGCTTTTTCATTGAAGTTCAGTATTAAGCCACTGGTTTAGGCTTAATACATTTTGAATACGATTGCAAGTACGATCATTTGAGCATAATGGGGTCCTTGTTTGACTGTAGTTACTCAGTTAAGTGCAGAAATTCAAGGTTCACAAGCAGTATGTTGGAACAGCTTCGTCCACAAGCAGTATGTTTGAACACTTTATTGCAGTAGCAATAGTAAACAGTGATATAACTGAGCAAAACTTTTGTTTACATCATGACCACAAAGCCAAAATACAGTTGAATTGTGCAGCCTTAAGGTGGCTCTAGGGTTAACCTAACCTGTTCTGAGAtcacaaatgttttctttttaggcGTGGATTCTCTGATAGTGGAGGAGGACCCCCAGCCAAACAGAGGGATCTTGAAGGTGCATCCAGTAGGTGGGTGCAAAAACTGATGCAGAGAACTTGCTTTTCAGAATGAGAATTTGTAACAGTAAATCAATAACTGTTAATAACTGATGACTTTCACTGTCTTCTTTGGAGATTATGTATGCAAGACTTGTTGGAATTAATTTGCATGATAGCAAAATGATGAAATCTTTTTCATACCTTAGAGCAATACAAAGATGGTAGCACTAATATAATGATATAGCAATACAAGGACACGTggaattttctgttttactggATGTACAATTTGCTGTATTAGTTCTGCTTAGTAGCCATGTTTGTTTACAGTAAACATAACTTGAATTATAATTGAAATCTCTTCAATAAATTGACTGCAGGCAGTCTGATAATGGACTCAAATTTTGAGTTTTCACATCTGGATGCAAATCCATCAGATGTGACTGATAACAGTGAGCTTCAGGCAGTCTGACAATGGACTCAAATTTTGAGTTTTCACATCTGGATGCAAATCCATCAGATGTGACTGATAACAGTGAGCTTAAGTGCTGTGGGCACTTAATGTGCAGTGGTAGTTCTTGGCTAAAGCAAGGCTTGCTTTGGAATTTTTGAGTTAATGGAAAGTGAACACTGGGAAACAGGAAAGTGCTGTGCCACAAAGATGAAATTTGGCTTTGTGCCATAAAGCCAAATAACttctatttaaattatttattttaatttttattttatttaaattatttttttaggtTGTTTTTTGTTAAAACCTTAGTTCATTCGTGTTCTCAGATGCTAATACTTCTGCCCCATTTTTAGGTATTTGGCTAGGTAACTTAAATAGCATTTCCCATTTGAGAAATCATACCAACCTTTCCACCTCAATGCATTTCAATCTGTCTAGTGATCCCTTTATACCAGTAGCCATTTTAGAGGGTCAGCAAAAAGGAAAGTGCCAGcatttaaaacaagaaataaattccAAATGTATTCTACCATCTCAAGTATGGTGGTGTTGTGGAGTcttgtgttttgctttactgTGCAAGTTGTGTTAAAATTTGAACTATTTTGTCTCAGTGATTTTCACCGATAGTAGAATTTGTCTGTAAAATGTTATGTACTGGTTGTTGGAAGAGTGGGGAGATTTTTCCTGGAAGTGTTGGTTCTTCTGACttgtatttttctcctgttaGAAGAGATGCTCTCCTAAATGACATTGTTCTCTAATGGCCACTAAcactttttcctcctcaggCTGGGTGGAGAACGTCGGACAAGAAGAGAATCACGCCAAGAAAGCGACGCAGAGGATGATGATATTAAAAAGGTAATATATGGTaagaggagctgtgcaggaagaAACTTACCTGCAACGTGATGAACAAAgtggtttgcttttctttattgtAGCCAGCGTTGCCATCTTCTGTTGTTGCTACCTCCAAAGAGCGAACACGTCGAGACCTTATACAAGATCAAAATATggatgagaaaggaaaacaaaggtaTGCAGAAGTCTCTAAACACTAACATGATACTTTTGAGTGCTAGCATAGGAAGTAGGTTTACATTTAAAAAGTATAACACACAGGCTGTAATGTATCAAAGATTGTGTTGAAGAGTTA
It encodes:
- the TRAPPC6B gene encoding trafficking protein particle complex subunit 6B; amino-acid sequence: MADEALFLLLHSEMVAGLYRAAEQGEGENGRCTTKLESMGFRVGQGLIERFTKDTARFKDELDIMKFICKDFWTTVFKKQIDNLRTNHQGIYVLQDNKFRLLTQMSAGKQYLEHAPKYLAFTCGLIRGGLSNLGIKSIVTAEVSSMPACKFQVMIQKM